The Lactobacillus sp. CBA3605 genome contains a region encoding:
- a CDS encoding alpha/beta fold hydrolase, which translates to MDFWTSDQVRLAYQDVGPKTAPAVILVPGFGGYQEIWTLQVAYLQQMHYRVVTYDHRNSGRSQRTQQGLTVARLAQDLAELSRHCQLKRPLIVGHSLGASVAYALLSQNLVAVRAVMGVDQSPRMLNTPQWPYGFKAVTAANLMVSLAQPKAGHETLHGLQPAVTAALNLVKQQAPFDEQANQVLLRDHFQQNWVPMLLATAVPVTLVVATQSPYYRSGYAAQLQRANAQIQAVSIEDCGHDIMAEVPAAFNQTLRHFVLKYRR; encoded by the coding sequence ATGGATTTTTGGACGAGTGATCAGGTACGTCTAGCTTATCAGGATGTGGGGCCTAAGACAGCACCAGCGGTCATATTAGTACCCGGATTTGGTGGCTATCAAGAAATCTGGACGCTACAAGTGGCCTATTTACAACAAATGCATTATCGGGTGGTGACGTATGACCATCGAAATAGTGGCCGGTCGCAACGTACGCAGCAAGGGCTGACCGTAGCCCGCTTAGCGCAGGATCTGGCGGAATTAAGTCGGCATTGCCAGTTAAAGCGGCCGTTAATTGTGGGCCATTCATTGGGAGCGAGTGTTGCTTATGCGTTATTGTCACAAAACTTAGTGGCAGTGCGAGCCGTCATGGGAGTGGACCAATCCCCACGGATGCTAAACACACCTCAGTGGCCTTACGGGTTTAAAGCTGTCACAGCAGCTAATTTGATGGTGTCCTTGGCGCAACCGAAGGCGGGACACGAAACTTTGCATGGCTTGCAACCAGCCGTTACGGCTGCCTTGAATTTAGTGAAACAACAGGCACCATTCGATGAACAAGCTAATCAGGTGTTATTAAGGGATCATTTTCAACAGAATTGGGTGCCAATGTTGTTAGCGACTGCGGTTCCAGTAACATTGGTGGTGGCAACGCAAAGTCCTTACTATCGCTCAGGGTATGCGGCTCAATTACAGCGAGCGAATGCACAGATACAGGCGGTGTCAATTGAAGATTGTGGACATGATATTATGGCCGAAGTGCCTGCAGCCTTCAATCAGACCTTACGTCACTTTGTGTTAAAATATCGTCGTTAA
- a CDS encoding SGNH/GDSL hydrolase family protein produces MKNKATQLLAATATTVAMTKLVGKGVAFYRGNRPAIASTKMTLDPASQLQGERIAFLGSSITYGAGSFGDALPEYLAAHAGVKSTKAAVSGTTLGGDSAKTYTARLQKDLPTDQAFDLFVCQLSTNDTRFNIAPGKISASKALEDFDRTTTIGAMEYIIAYAQQTWNCPVAFFTCLRKPDPAYAHLIKVLYQLQKKWGIQIIDVWNNDRIRIVTASAAIYMVDDAHPTRAGYRDIWLPFFEQRLTEILAEN; encoded by the coding sequence ATGAAAAATAAAGCGACACAGTTATTAGCAGCAACGGCTACCACCGTTGCGATGACCAAGCTAGTTGGTAAGGGCGTGGCCTTTTATCGTGGGAATCGTCCTGCCATTGCATCAACAAAAATGACCTTAGATCCAGCTTCTCAATTACAAGGCGAGCGGATTGCTTTTTTAGGCTCTTCCATTACTTATGGTGCCGGTTCTTTTGGGGATGCCCTACCGGAATATTTAGCGGCCCATGCGGGGGTTAAAAGTACGAAAGCAGCCGTGTCTGGAACCACATTAGGTGGCGATTCGGCCAAAACGTATACCGCACGGTTGCAAAAAGATTTACCAACGGATCAAGCTTTCGATTTGTTTGTGTGTCAATTGTCAACCAATGATACACGGTTCAACATTGCCCCCGGAAAAATTAGCGCATCTAAGGCGCTGGAAGACTTTGATCGCACGACCACGATTGGTGCGATGGAATATATCATTGCCTATGCCCAACAAACCTGGAATTGTCCGGTCGCTTTTTTCACGTGTTTACGTAAACCGGATCCAGCGTATGCGCACTTGATTAAAGTATTGTATCAGCTGCAAAAAAAGTGGGGAATTCAAATTATTGATGTGTGGAATAATGACCGCATCAGAATTGTGACCGCCAGTGCTGCGATATATATGGTTGACGATGCTCATCCAACGCGGGCCGGTTATCGCGATATTTGGTTGCCATTTTTTGAACAACGGCTGACTGAAATTTTGGCTGAAAATTAA
- the dapG gene encoding aspartate kinase, with amino-acid sequence MEIIVQKFGGTSVKDEPSRKQALKHVQYAIDQGDKVIVVVSAIGRKGAPYATDSLLGLVHGDQSRLTDRELDMLVSVGETISTTVFTELAREQGLNVLAMTGQDAGIVTNDDFQNAKILRVNTQPIEAAFNDADVVVVTGFQGATETGHITTIGRGGSDTSAAILGAAFKAKRVDIFTDVNGMMTADPRLVTHARFIEAISYEELANMAHEGAKVIHPRAVEIAEQAHVPMRIRSTYQAPDELGTLVTDRTTTQIEHYRTVTGIAHQTDLTQFTVPTDTLSSSEIFQLMAQHHLSVDFINITQHQVVFNLVNGDAHVADALLTKAHVHCQTIGDCAKVSVVGAGITGTPGVTARIVTALSTQHIEILQSTDSYTTIWVLVKQADLKAAMNALHDEFLGIEK; translated from the coding sequence ATGGAAATTATTGTTCAAAAATTTGGCGGGACTTCGGTTAAAGATGAACCGTCACGTAAACAAGCTTTAAAACACGTACAATATGCGATTGACCAAGGTGATAAAGTCATTGTCGTCGTTTCGGCAATTGGTCGTAAAGGGGCGCCCTATGCGACGGACTCCTTACTCGGATTGGTCCATGGTGACCAATCACGCTTAACCGACCGTGAACTCGACATGCTGGTCTCTGTTGGTGAAACAATCTCAACGACCGTCTTTACTGAACTTGCTCGTGAACAAGGCCTCAACGTCTTGGCTATGACGGGGCAAGATGCTGGTATCGTGACGAATGACGACTTTCAAAATGCTAAAATCTTACGGGTGAATACCCAACCGATTGAAGCCGCTTTTAATGACGCCGACGTGGTTGTGGTCACTGGTTTTCAAGGTGCAACTGAAACCGGGCATATCACCACGATTGGCCGGGGTGGTTCCGATACGTCGGCTGCAATTTTAGGTGCGGCCTTTAAAGCCAAGCGGGTTGATATCTTCACTGATGTCAACGGTATGATGACAGCTGACCCTCGCCTAGTCACCCATGCCCGTTTCATTGAAGCCATTAGCTATGAAGAACTGGCTAACATGGCTCATGAAGGTGCTAAGGTGATTCATCCTCGCGCCGTTGAAATTGCTGAACAAGCACACGTGCCGATGCGAATTCGGTCAACTTACCAGGCCCCTGATGAACTGGGAACCTTGGTCACTGACCGCACAACTACTCAGATTGAACACTATCGGACCGTAACCGGTATTGCTCATCAAACCGATTTGACGCAATTCACGGTCCCAACCGATACGCTGAGTTCAAGTGAGATTTTTCAGTTAATGGCACAACATCATTTAAGCGTGGATTTTATTAACATTACCCAACATCAGGTCGTCTTTAACTTGGTGAATGGTGATGCCCACGTGGCGGATGCCTTATTAACAAAGGCTCACGTTCATTGTCAAACGATTGGTGACTGTGCAAAGGTCTCCGTGGTCGGTGCTGGTATCACTGGGACACCGGGCGTCACTGCCCGCATCGTCACGGCGTTAAGCACCCAACACATCGAGATTTTACAGTCAACTGATAGCTATACCACTATTTGGGTTTTAGTTAAGCAGGCTGATTTAAAAGCTGCAATGAATGCCCTTCATGATGAATTCTTAGGCATTGAAAAATAA
- the asnB gene encoding asparagine synthase (glutamine-hydrolyzing) codes for MCGFAGCLTDRTKADNAAYDQTIHEMTKMIVHRGPDDDGYFADDNITMGFRRLSIIDLAGGHQPLSYDHERYWMTFNGEIYNYVELREQLKADGYEFKTNSDSEVILGMYAKYKENATKYLRGMFAFVIWDKQEKTLFAARDQFGIKPFYYAIQDDDFYYASESKAIYKILKDKTFDKNAMQDYMTFQFVPEPETLTKEIKMLAPGCSLTKKIGAAPRLNRYYHREFHPVQRSEAEYAQKIKDALFDSVKIHMRSDVPVGSFLSGGIDSSIIVAIAKNYNPKLETISVGFEREGYSELDVAQETAQKLGVQNHSMLITPEAFMNAFPHFVWSMDDPLADPAAVPQYFLAKEAVKHVKVALTGEGADELFGGYTIYHEPESLKPFRYTKPINGALKRIATMMPEGMRGRSFLLRGTTPLQNRYVGNAFIFGEQEKQAFIKDYNQKHPFQSITQPFYDESENYDPISQMQFIDMHTWLNGDLLHNADRTTMAHSLELRTPFVDREVYNLAAEIPANLRISHGTTKYILRKAVEDVVPEHVLHRKKLGFPVPIRFWLKDEMYAWAEKIINDSQTDQYFNKAYFLKLLSDHRDGVRDNSRKLWTVLTFMMWHKIYVEADTLMDSPTANAHASQLEES; via the coding sequence ATGTGCGGTTTTGCTGGTTGCTTAACTGATCGGACGAAAGCGGATAACGCAGCTTACGATCAGACCATCCACGAAATGACGAAGATGATTGTCCATCGGGGCCCCGATGACGATGGTTACTTCGCTGATGATAACATTACAATGGGCTTTCGACGGCTAAGTATTATTGATTTAGCTGGTGGTCACCAACCACTCTCGTATGACCATGAACGTTACTGGATGACCTTTAATGGTGAAATTTACAATTACGTTGAATTACGGGAACAACTTAAAGCAGACGGTTATGAGTTTAAAACGAACTCTGACTCTGAAGTTATTCTTGGCATGTATGCCAAATATAAAGAAAACGCCACTAAGTACTTACGTGGGATGTTTGCCTTTGTCATTTGGGATAAGCAAGAAAAGACTTTGTTTGCGGCTCGTGATCAATTTGGAATCAAGCCATTTTATTATGCGATTCAAGACGATGACTTCTACTATGCTTCTGAAAGTAAAGCCATCTATAAGATCCTGAAAGACAAGACCTTTGACAAAAACGCCATGCAAGATTATATGACGTTCCAATTTGTGCCCGAACCCGAAACGTTAACTAAAGAAATTAAAATGTTAGCGCCTGGGTGTTCTTTAACTAAAAAGATTGGCGCTGCACCACGGCTCAACCGTTACTATCATCGTGAATTTCACCCTGTGCAACGAAGTGAAGCTGAATATGCGCAAAAAATCAAAGACGCCCTCTTCGATTCCGTTAAGATTCATATGCGCTCAGACGTGCCAGTCGGGTCGTTCCTATCCGGTGGGATTGATTCGTCAATTATTGTGGCCATTGCTAAAAACTATAATCCTAAGTTGGAAACTATTTCCGTCGGTTTTGAACGTGAAGGCTATAGTGAACTAGATGTGGCCCAAGAAACCGCTCAAAAGCTGGGTGTTCAAAATCACAGTATGTTGATTACACCAGAAGCCTTTATGAATGCTTTCCCACACTTCGTTTGGAGTATGGATGACCCCTTGGCTGATCCGGCCGCTGTGCCGCAGTACTTCTTAGCCAAAGAAGCTGTCAAACACGTCAAAGTGGCCTTAACCGGTGAAGGTGCGGATGAATTATTTGGTGGTTACACCATCTATCACGAACCCGAATCTTTGAAACCCTTCCGGTATACAAAGCCCATCAATGGTGCCCTCAAACGAATTGCGACCATGATGCCAGAAGGTATGCGTGGCCGGTCATTCTTATTACGTGGGACTACGCCTTTACAAAACCGGTATGTTGGGAATGCCTTTATTTTTGGTGAACAAGAAAAGCAAGCCTTCATTAAAGACTATAATCAAAAGCATCCGTTCCAATCAATCACTCAACCTTTCTATGATGAATCTGAAAACTATGACCCAATCAGTCAAATGCAGTTCATCGATATGCACACCTGGTTAAATGGTGATTTGTTGCATAACGCTGACCGCACAACGATGGCCCATAGCTTGGAACTTCGGACACCATTTGTTGACCGTGAAGTTTACAACTTAGCCGCTGAAATCCCAGCAAATCTTCGGATTAGTCATGGCACTACGAAATACATCTTACGCAAAGCCGTTGAAGATGTCGTACCTGAACATGTCTTGCATCGCAAGAAACTCGGTTTCCCAGTGCCAATTCGGTTCTGGTTAAAAGACGAGATGTACGCCTGGGCAGAAAAGATCATTAACGATTCTCAAACTGATCAATACTTCAATAAGGCTTACTTCTTGAAGCTCTTGTCTGACCATCGTGATGGCGTCCGTGATAACTCACGTAAATTATGGACCGTCTTGACCTTTATGATGTGGCATAAAATCTACGTTGAGGCAGATACCTTAATGGATAGTCCCACGGCAAATGCCCATGCTAGTCAACTTGAGGAGTCATAA
- a CDS encoding LysM domain-containing protein, protein MKIKNLLLSTMAATGLLVVTTTAVNADTITVKAGDTVSAIAHAHQTTISSIETANSLANVNLIYVGQQLTVNGTTTVAEPSQVTATPSQNQNKSVAQPVTPSAPVVAEAPTSAPATTAPVAETTSNSDSAAKAWIANKESGGSYSARNGQYIGKYQLSAAYLNGDYSAANQEQVANNYVASRYGSWTAAQSFWQANGWY, encoded by the coding sequence ATGAAGATCAAAAATTTACTATTATCCACAATGGCTGCGACTGGACTACTAGTTGTGACAACGACGGCAGTTAATGCTGATACGATTACTGTAAAAGCTGGCGATACGGTGAGTGCCATTGCGCATGCCCATCAAACCACGATTTCAAGTATTGAAACGGCTAATTCATTAGCTAATGTTAACTTGATTTACGTGGGCCAACAATTGACCGTCAATGGGACTACCACAGTTGCTGAACCAAGCCAAGTGACGGCAACCCCTAGTCAAAACCAAAACAAGTCGGTCGCACAACCAGTGACCCCCAGTGCACCAGTCGTTGCAGAAGCACCAACGAGTGCGCCTGCAACCACCGCACCGGTAGCAGAAACGACGAGTAATTCAGATAGTGCAGCCAAAGCTTGGATCGCCAACAAAGAATCCGGCGGCTCATATAGTGCTCGTAATGGGCAATATATCGGGAAATATCAACTCAGTGCCGCTTATCTAAACGGGGACTACTCAGCAGCCAATCAAGAACAAGTTGCCAATAACTATGTCGCTTCACGTTACGGTTCATGGACTGCAGCACAAAGCTTCTGGCAAGCAAACGGCTGGTATTAA
- a CDS encoding AzlD domain-containing protein, with product MTTYIFVTILLCGLVTWLTRVVPFAIIKNLTIPAGVIRFLSFVPVAIMTAIFIENLLIYHAGHWPSLNLANSLAALPAILAGILTKNLLAVVVTGVLAMAALRFIGFS from the coding sequence ATGACAACTTATATTTTCGTTACAATTCTACTGTGTGGTCTGGTAACCTGGTTAACTCGGGTGGTGCCATTTGCCATCATTAAGAACTTAACTATCCCAGCCGGCGTCATCCGCTTTTTATCCTTCGTACCGGTTGCCATTATGACCGCTATTTTCATTGAAAATTTACTCATTTATCACGCTGGTCACTGGCCAAGTCTTAATTTGGCAAATAGTCTGGCGGCACTTCCGGCCATTTTAGCTGGCATCCTAACTAAAAATCTATTAGCCGTCGTCGTTACTGGCGTATTAGCCATGGCAGCCCTCCGCTTTATTGGCTTCAGTTAA
- a CDS encoding AzlC family ABC transporter permease: MTANLSFRSGLKDVIPTVFGYIGVGIAMGIVANTSHLSVLAVLAMSLIVYAGSAQFIMVSMLLAGSPISAIVLSTWLINSRMMLMSLSIAQFFKHDSLWQNLALGSLLTDETFALSMNKVNLTHQKLRPNWLHAANLVAYFVWAAATVVGCLLGNLITDPDQFGLDFAVVGMFIGLLYLQLITDRSKPLKTQLLVVLFVALMMTLLMRWVPGNIALLIATLLGCAFGMVVTPK; this comes from the coding sequence ATGACTGCTAATTTATCTTTTCGGAGTGGACTAAAAGACGTGATACCAACCGTCTTTGGCTACATCGGTGTTGGGATCGCCATGGGCATTGTCGCCAATACAAGTCACCTATCAGTCCTAGCCGTCTTAGCAATGTCGCTCATTGTCTATGCCGGCTCGGCCCAATTTATTATGGTCAGCATGCTCTTAGCGGGCAGTCCAATTTCGGCAATTGTCTTGTCCACTTGGCTCATCAATTCTCGAATGATGTTGATGAGTTTATCCATTGCCCAATTTTTCAAGCACGACTCCCTCTGGCAAAATCTGGCTTTGGGTTCCTTGCTAACTGATGAAACTTTTGCGCTGAGTATGAACAAAGTTAACCTCACCCACCAAAAGTTGCGGCCTAACTGGTTACATGCCGCCAATTTAGTCGCTTATTTTGTCTGGGCAGCCGCAACCGTCGTTGGCTGTTTACTCGGCAATCTCATTACTGACCCAGATCAATTTGGCCTCGACTTTGCCGTCGTTGGGATGTTTATCGGCCTCTTATACTTGCAACTCATTACGGATCGCAGTAAGCCACTTAAAACGCAACTGCTCGTTGTCTTATTCGTGGCCCTCATGATGACCTTGCTCATGCGCTGGGTCCCAGGTAATATCGCCTTATTAATCGCAACGCTGTTAGGCTGCGCTTTCGGTATGGTGGTGACACCCAAATGA
- a CDS encoding helix-turn-helix domain-containing protein encodes MTLEQLAARSGVTADKIVAYTKAGLLPCKDEHALFSVDDQYWLDMVNCFLENGSSVEDLKDLMPLCEQCATN; translated from the coding sequence ATGACTCTGGAACAATTAGCAGCCCGTAGTGGGGTTACTGCTGATAAAATCGTCGCTTATACTAAGGCCGGCTTGTTGCCTTGTAAAGATGAACATGCGCTATTTAGCGTTGACGATCAATATTGGCTAGATATGGTCAATTGCTTCTTAGAAAATGGCTCATCCGTTGAGGACTTAAAAGATTTGATGCCACTTTGCGAGCAATGTGCAACAAATTAG
- a CDS encoding DUF4811 domain-containing protein, with translation MILVLLVLSTIALFLSFVYMRRSKLQLGLVVILVLLVVASLILVIRNDSAHFGMRQVTTTKTATLKSAGSSQMDLLLYQSVGTADKNRVYIYKTTTKSKKVSHTPASVKTTNHVTTTTGTAKLVTKTTRWVYQSNAAKFWFGIADNDNQLIKRTNHFYVGKQWVVLSTSQAKQLTKLVKQQQKTLKARAKVYVANEVKAAMVKNPSLSQAQLAQLEKQAAAQYQASALQSMIKTVKQSH, from the coding sequence ATGATTTTAGTCCTATTAGTCCTCAGCACGATTGCGCTTTTCTTAAGTTTCGTCTATATGCGCCGTTCAAAGTTGCAACTTGGGTTAGTCGTCATTCTGGTTTTACTAGTGGTTGCTTCATTAATTCTAGTAATTCGTAACGATAGTGCCCATTTTGGGATGCGTCAAGTGACAACCACTAAGACAGCGACGCTCAAATCCGCTGGGAGTAGTCAAATGGACCTCCTGCTTTATCAATCGGTCGGTACCGCTGATAAAAATCGAGTTTATATTTACAAAACCACGACGAAATCGAAAAAAGTCAGTCATACACCTGCTAGTGTTAAGACAACTAACCACGTCACCACTACGACAGGAACCGCCAAATTAGTAACCAAAACCACGCGTTGGGTTTATCAAAGTAACGCAGCTAAGTTCTGGTTTGGCATTGCTGACAATGACAATCAATTGATTAAACGCACGAATCACTTCTACGTTGGGAAGCAATGGGTCGTTTTAAGTACGTCGCAAGCTAAACAGTTGACGAAGTTGGTTAAACAACAACAAAAAACATTAAAAGCCCGTGCAAAAGTTTACGTGGCGAATGAAGTTAAAGCAGCGATGGTCAAAAACCCATCACTGTCACAAGCACAATTAGCCCAACTTGAAAAACAAGCTGCGGCACAGTATCAAGCTAGTGCTTTACAAAGCATGATTAAAACCGTTAAACAAAGCCACTAG
- a CDS encoding MDR family MFS transporter: MSTSVDANGKPYNRGLLIAILLIGTFCTVLNQTILTTAFPTLMKAFDITTSTVQWLTTGFLLVNGIMIPVSAWLSTRFSTKWLYLSAMTIFEIGTIICFTAPNFQLLLTGRLVQAVGVGVTMPLLQTIMLTIFPANKRGAAMGMAGIVIGLAPAIGPTLSGWVIDNLSWRDLFGLIIPIVAVVIIAGFFFMANVLETSKPKLDFASLAMSTIGFGSLLYGFSSVGDSGWTSAKVLTTIILGVIFIVLFVWRQLTMEKPFLEFRVFKHSAFTVAAVLSSVTNMAMVGAEMVIPLYLQIIHGFSAFESGLTLLAGALMMGIMSPITGRAFDRFGARRLAILGMFLLTAGTIPFMFLTRNTSTIYIVVLYALRMFGISMVMMPATTSGMNALPVEMMGHGTAVNNTTRQIASSIGTAILTSVLSNVTTAEKPAHSLLKSQPLAYQDKYLNATLGGYHAAFIVAVAFCVVGLVVAFFLKDSQHSTKLSAKAGDAK; encoded by the coding sequence TTGTCAACGAGTGTTGATGCAAATGGCAAGCCCTATAACCGCGGCTTGCTAATTGCCATATTATTGATTGGGACATTTTGTACGGTCCTTAATCAAACGATTTTAACCACTGCCTTTCCAACTTTGATGAAGGCATTTGATATCACAACTTCGACTGTCCAATGGCTCACTACCGGATTTTTACTGGTGAACGGGATTATGATCCCGGTAAGTGCCTGGTTAAGTACCCGCTTCAGTACCAAGTGGCTTTACTTATCCGCCATGACGATTTTTGAAATTGGTACCATTATTTGTTTCACGGCGCCAAACTTCCAGCTACTCTTAACTGGTCGTTTGGTTCAAGCCGTTGGTGTCGGCGTCACTATGCCATTATTGCAAACAATTATGTTAACCATTTTTCCGGCTAACAAACGTGGCGCTGCCATGGGGATGGCCGGAATTGTTATCGGCTTAGCACCAGCAATCGGGCCGACCCTTTCTGGCTGGGTCATTGATAACTTAAGCTGGCGTGATTTATTCGGTCTCATCATCCCGATTGTCGCCGTAGTCATTATTGCCGGCTTCTTCTTCATGGCTAATGTTTTGGAAACCTCCAAGCCGAAACTTGATTTTGCTTCCTTAGCGATGTCAACAATTGGTTTTGGGAGTCTCCTTTACGGGTTCTCCTCAGTTGGGGATAGTGGTTGGACCTCAGCAAAGGTTTTAACCACCATTATCTTAGGCGTTATCTTTATTGTGCTCTTTGTTTGGCGTCAATTAACAATGGAAAAACCATTCTTGGAATTCCGCGTCTTCAAACATTCAGCCTTTACGGTAGCAGCTGTTTTAAGTTCTGTAACGAATATGGCAATGGTCGGTGCTGAAATGGTCATTCCCTTGTACTTACAAATTATTCACGGCTTCTCTGCCTTTGAATCTGGGCTAACATTGTTAGCCGGGGCTTTAATGATGGGGATTATGAGTCCAATTACGGGTCGTGCCTTTGACCGTTTTGGGGCCCGACGCTTAGCTATTTTAGGGATGTTTCTCTTAACAGCCGGCACAATTCCATTCATGTTCTTGACTCGGAATACCTCAACGATTTATATCGTTGTGCTATACGCCTTACGCATGTTCGGAATTTCCATGGTCATGATGCCTGCCACAACTTCAGGAATGAACGCTTTACCGGTTGAAATGATGGGTCATGGGACCGCCGTTAATAACACCACTCGGCAAATTGCCAGTTCAATTGGGACGGCCATTTTAACGTCCGTCTTATCAAACGTGACTACTGCTGAAAAACCTGCGCATAGCTTACTCAAAAGTCAACCACTGGCCTATCAAGATAAATACTTGAATGCAACCTTGGGTGGTTACCATGCCGCTTTCATTGTGGCTGTGGCTTTCTGTGTCGTTGGATTAGTGGTTGCTTTCTTCTTGAAAGACAGCCAACATTCCACTAAACTTTCAGCGAAGGCAGGTGACGCCAAATGA
- a CDS encoding MerR family transcriptional regulator produces the protein MDDQDEALIKRLKCQFNAHQFELGISDLSKGTGVSQTQLRYWEQKGYIYSKNVTEKNAAHHYSYGTFMRVHLIKAFLDEGFTLAAAAKMAAERRNRLDMMRLFTLKAFQGIEERDGHHMLNLGYFDEAKTQVLYGYMVNEEVHYQVYPRNK, from the coding sequence GTGGATGATCAAGACGAAGCATTAATAAAGCGATTAAAATGCCAATTTAATGCACACCAATTTGAACTTGGCATTAGCGACTTATCAAAAGGAACGGGGGTCTCTCAAACCCAATTGCGGTATTGGGAGCAAAAAGGGTATATCTATAGTAAAAATGTGACCGAAAAAAATGCAGCTCATCATTATTCTTATGGCACGTTTATGCGGGTCCACTTGATTAAAGCCTTTTTGGATGAAGGGTTTACGTTAGCGGCGGCGGCCAAAATGGCAGCTGAACGGCGTAATCGCTTGGATATGATGCGGCTATTTACCTTGAAGGCTTTTCAAGGTATCGAGGAACGCGACGGGCATCACATGCTGAACTTAGGTTATTTTGATGAAGCTAAAACGCAAGTGTTGTATGGTTATATGGTAAATGAGGAAGTTCATTATCAGGTTTATCCAAGAAATAAGTAG
- a CDS encoding metal-dependent transcriptional regulator translates to MTPMKEDYLKIIFELGGTKKKVSNKQIALSLDIAAGSVTEMVGKLVQEGLAKHTPYAGISLTKKGIRYAETLVRKHRIWEDFLVDKLNYELPDVHTEAEVLEHVTSERLVDSLEAYLGHPTYCPHGGAIPDKDGHYKEDSHTTLADTEDGAVVTIERFIDNHDLLVYLHGLALKIGQTVQVMKHDPFEGPVTIEVQATGQQIPVSYKAAHNIFVK, encoded by the coding sequence ATGACCCCCATGAAGGAAGATTACTTAAAAATTATTTTCGAACTTGGTGGTACAAAGAAAAAGGTGTCCAATAAGCAGATTGCTTTAAGCTTGGACATTGCAGCTGGTTCCGTAACGGAAATGGTTGGTAAATTAGTACAAGAAGGTTTGGCTAAGCATACGCCTTATGCTGGTATTTCATTAACTAAAAAGGGCATTCGGTATGCTGAAACACTGGTTCGTAAGCATCGTATTTGGGAAGATTTTTTAGTGGATAAGCTAAATTATGAGTTACCCGATGTGCATACGGAAGCGGAAGTTTTGGAACACGTGACCAGTGAACGGCTAGTAGATTCTTTAGAAGCCTATCTCGGCCATCCGACTTATTGTCCTCATGGTGGGGCGATTCCAGATAAGGACGGTCATTATAAGGAAGATAGCCATACCACGTTAGCGGATACTGAAGATGGCGCCGTAGTGACTATTGAACGGTTCATTGATAATCATGATCTGCTCGTTTACTTGCATGGGTTAGCGTTAAAGATTGGTCAAACTGTGCAAGTGATGAAGCATGATCCATTTGAGGGTCCCGTGACGATTGAAGTACAGGCCACGGGCCAACAAATTCCGGTCAGTTATAAGGCGGCCCATAACATTTTTGTGAAATAA
- a CDS encoding cold-shock protein — protein MEHGTVKWFNADKGFGFITRENGSDVFVHFSAIQEDGFKTLEEGQAVAFDVEESDRGPQAVNVTKD, from the coding sequence ATGGAACATGGAACAGTTAAATGGTTTAACGCCGACAAGGGTTTTGGTTTTATCACTCGCGAAAACGGTAGCGATGTATTCGTACATTTCTCAGCTATCCAAGAAGACGGCTTCAAGACTCTTGAAGAAGGCCAAGCTGTAGCATTCGACGTTGAAGAAAGCGATCGTGGCCCACAAGCAGTTAACGTTACTAAAGACTAA